Below is a genomic region from Rhodospirillum centenum SW.
GGCCCCCGGCATGATCGGGGCCGTCACCGGCTCGGCCGGCAGCAACGACACGCTGGTGCTGGCCGGCAGCGGCTACGTCACCCTGACCGCCCAGGGGCTGGTGCTGAGCGGGATCGAGACGGTCAGCTTCGACAACGACGCGCTGAGCCGCACCGTCGTCATCGATCAGGCGCTGAACCTCGCCTTCGGGCTGAGCGGGACCAACAGCGTGTCCACGGCCGTGGCGGCCCTCGACCTGTCGGGCAAGAGCCTGACCGGGGTCGATGCGCTCGTCTCCACCAGCGACACGGGCACCGCCTTCCGGCTGGCCGAGAGCCAGATCGGCAGCGGCAAGGTGACGTCGGTCAGCGGCGGCAGCGGGGCCAGTGACAGCCTGCGCGTGGACGGCGACGCCGTCGATTTCAGCAGCCTGACCCTGTCGGGCATCGAGACCCTGTCCAACCAGCAGGCGGGCGGCGGCATCGGCGTCACCGACACCGTCCTGGCCGGCCTCACCGCCATCAGCGGCGAGGACGGCTGGATCAGCAGCAACGCCAGCTATGATGTCAGCAAGATCAGCCTGAGCGGCATCTTCGAGCTGCGTTCCAGCGCCAGCGACGGGACCGTGACGATCACCGTCGGGGGCGATCAGATCGGCAGCGGCAAGGTGGAGAGGATCACCGCCCAGGCCGGCGCGGATGTCACCCTGGTGACCTCCAGCGCGAGCTTCGATGCCAGCGAACTGACCGTGACCAACATCGATACGATCACCACGACCCGGGCCGGTGGCACGGCCATCACCGACAGCGGTGAATCCACCCGGATCATCGGCGGCAGCGGTGCGGACACCCTTGCGGGCAGTTTCGGTGACGATACGCTGGACGGTGGCGCCGGCGACGACATCTTCCTCTACGGGGGCGGCAACACCGACAACGGCCGCGACCTGATCCAGAACCTGGCCACCGGCGACATCATCCGCGTCAGCAATGCCGATTTCAGCGCCACCACCATCACGGCAGGCAACGGCACCAGCGTCGGTCTGAACGAAATTCAGATCGCCACCGCCAACGGCAGGACCACGCTTCATATCGGGACTGACGCCCAGGCCGACGCCGCCGATCTGGTGATCGACCTCGACGGCCTCTACACGGCCGACAATTTCAAGCTCAGCGGCAGCGACATCACGGTGAACCTGAACGCATCCCCCGTGATCACAGCGCCCGGGACGGCGGCGGTTGCGGAGAACGCGACAGGGGTGACGCTGGGCACGATCAGCCTCGCCGACGGCGACAACGACGCCCAGACGGTGACGCTGTCGGTGGGCAGCGGCAGCTTCGGCCTGGATACGGCGGGCCTGAGCGTGGTGAGCGACGACACGACGGCGGGGCGGACCCTGGTGGTCTCGGGCAGTGTCGGGGCGCTGAACACGGCCCTGGCGGGGCTCACCTACACGCCGGTCGCCAACACGTCCGGCAGTGTCGATCTCGTGGTCTCCACCAAGGACGGCAAGGGCGGAACGGACAGCGGGACCGTCAAGATCACGGTCAGCGATGTCAATCCCGTGCTGGCGCCGCAGAGCTTCACCGTGGCGGAGAACAGCGCGGCGGGGACCGTCGTCGGCACCGCGGTCGCCAGCGGCGACACCAACGGGCTGATCTGGTCGATCAGCGGCGGCACGGGGGCGGGCCTGTTCACGATCGACGCGGCCAGCGGCCAGATCAAGGTGGCCCAGGGAGCGGTCCTGGATTTCGAGACCACGGCGAGCTACACGCTGACGGTGGCGGTCGATGACGAGGACGCGGACACCACCGCCGATGCCACGACCACGGTGACCGTCACCCTCAGCGACGTGGACGAGACCCCGGTCACGCCGCCGCCTGTGGTGGTGATCCCGCCGTCGCCGCCGGCACCGCCGCTGCCGCCGGCGCCGCCGGGACCACCGGCCGCCCCGCCGCCGCCGCCGGTGGTTCCGACGACGGTGACGGCGACGGAGGACGGGGTGTCGGTGGGCCGCGGCAGCGGCAGCGACAGCCTGACCGGGCGGCCGGTGGAGCAGGTCGTGGTGGCGCCGGTTCCGAGCAGCCGCCAGGATGCCGGCGGCACGCCGACGGCGAACGCGGACATCCGGCTGGGCGGCAGCAGCAGTGTGCCTGTCCTGGTGGCGACGCTGCCGGTGGGGGTCGGGCTGCAGGCCTCGGGGGCGACGACGCTGACCCTGGCGGAACTCTCCGCGGCGGCGGGGGTGGAGGCCGGGCGCATCCAGGCGGCCGGCACGGTATCGACCGGTACGGTCGATCTGGCGGGCCTGTCGACGCTGCTGCCCGGGAGCACGCCGGTGACGCTGCGGACGGTGACGCCGACGCTGACGGCGGGCAGCACGACACCGCCCGGTCAGCCGATCCTCCTCTCGGTGCCGACCTCGACCGACACGTCGGGGATGGTCACGGCGGTGGTGATCGACGGCCGCTCGCTGCCGTCGGGGACGAACATCGAACTGCGCGACGTTGACTATGCGGTTGTGACGGGCAGCGTGTTCGTGACCGGGGGCACCGGGTCGAACGTGGTGATCGGGGACGATGCGCGGCAGTACATCCGGCTCGGCCCGGACGACGACACGCTGCGCGGCGGCGGCGGCGACGACACGGTGGGGTCGGGGGAGGGCCGCGACCTGCTCTACGGCGACGAGGGCAATGACAGCGTGTTCGGCGGGGAGGGGTATGACCGTCTCTCCGGCGGGGCGGGGGACGACACGATCGACGGCGGCTCGGGGGTCGATGTCGTCCGCATCGAGGCGGCGCGCTCGGCGGTGACGCTGGAGGCGGCGGGTCCCTGGGGCGTGCGGCTGAGCGGGGCGGCGACGGGCACGGACGTGGCCAGCGGGGTCGAACTGATCCGGTTCGACGACCAGGTGGTCTATGTCACCCTGCCGGTGCGCTTCGAGGCGGTGCAGCCGGACGGTGGCGGGGCGTTCGACGAGGCCTTCTACCTCGCCCGGTGGGCGGACGTGCGGGCCGCGGTCAATGCCGGGCAGGTCATGAGCGGCCTGGAGCACTATCTGGCGTTCGGTCAGGCCGAGGGGCGCGACCCGACCCCGCTGTTCGACGAAGAGGCGTACCTGGCCCGCTGGGCCGACGTGCGCGTCGCGGTGGAGGCCGGGCAGTTCCACTCGGGCTACGAGCACTATCTGGCGTTCGGCTGGCGCGAGGACCGCGATCCCTCCGCCTGGTTCGACCTGTCGGCCTATCTGCAGCGCAACCCCGATGTCGCCGACGCCGGCATCGATCCCCTGCGCCACTGGCTCGTCTGGGGCATCGGCGAAAACCGCATCGCCACCGCCGCAGACACCGGCCTCTGGTTTGCCTGAGGGGCTCGCCCGACCCGAGGCCAAGGGGCGCCCCACCGCCGGGGCGCCCCCCCTTTCAGAACTATGCCGATGCGGGTCCGCTGTCGCCGGAACGGCCCCTCAGGTTCCGAGATAACGCCGCCAGATGTCCTTGCCGAGCCGGTCGTAGGCGTCCATCGCAGCGATCAGGTCGGTCAGGGCATCGGGCGGGCAGAGGGCCTCCGGCAGCAGCGGGTCGCGCAGGATGGCCCGGATGGCCTGACGCCCGGTCAGCAGGCATTCCGCCGCGGCCTCGACGAGCGGAAGGTCCGGCAGGCGGGCGGCACTCTCCGCCAGCCGCCGCACCAGCCCGGCATGGGAGGCCGCCAGTCCGGCCACCGGCCACAACGTCCTGAACCGCGCCTCCCGCTCATCATCCAGGGCCGTGGCCCGGACGAGCAGCAGGCTGGGGGCGGCGTCGAGCGCCAGGAGCCGCCGGCGCATGGCCGTCGCCCCGCCCTCCAGCCCGCCCTCCAGCCCGCCCTCCAGCCCGCCTTCCAGCCCGCCTTCCAGCCCGCCTTCCAGATTGTCCGGCCGGACCCAGACATTGGTCTCCGCCTCCGCGAAGCCTTCGAGGTCGAGCGCGCGCACCGTATGCCGCCAGAGGGTGCGGTTGGCCCGTTCCTGCGGGCCGGCGACGGCCAGCAGCCAGCCACCGTCCCAGGGCCGCTGCCGGCCCTGGACCTCCCGCCAGCCCAGGATCCGGTGTTGCAGGGGCTCCGCCTTCGCCCCGATCGCGTGGCGTCCGCGGTCCAGCGTCCGCACGCGCCCCTCCTGCCGCAGGCGGGTGAGGGCGGTGCGGATGCCGGTCGCCTCCAGCCCGAAGGCGGCACCGGCCAGCACCAGGTCGCGGGTCGAGAAATCCGGCGGCGAGCCCGTGTCCATCAGGTCGAGGATCAGGGTCCGTGCGCTGATGGCGCCGGCCTCGTCGGAGAGATGGTCGTTGCGATCAATGTCCATTTCAGACAGAATACGTAACAACAAGGGAGTCGGGAAGGACATGATGCCTGTGACGCGCGCCGGGATCGCGCGTTTTCCGGGCAGGGGCGGGTCCACCTTGCCGACGCCGACCGAGGGAGGAACGCACCATGTCCAGCATCCGGCCGCTGACCCAGCTAGAGACCCATGAGGTCTTCAACCAGCCGCCGCCCCTGGAAGGGCTGAACCTGTTCAGCGGCGATACGGCGCTGGTGGAGGCCGTCCGCAAGGCCGGCGGCGGGGTCCATGAGGCGCGGCTCGCCGCCCTGGGGGCGCGCGCCGGCACGGCGGAGGTGATCGACTGGGGCGTGGAGGCCAACCGCCGGATCCCCGAACTCGACAGCTTCGACCGTTACGGCAGGCGCATCGACGAGGTGCGCTTCCACCCCGCCTATCACGAGCTGATGCGTTTCGGGCTCGACAGCGGCTTCGCCGCCATCGCCTGGGACGGCTCGCCCGCCGGCCATGTCGGCCATGCCGCGATCCTCTACCTGTCGGGGCAGGCCGATTCCGGCACGATCTGTCCCATGACCATGACCTATGCGGCCGTGCCGGCACTCCGGGTCGAACCGGCGGTCGCGGCGGAGTGGGTGCCGCGCATCCTGGCCGGCCGCTACGACCCGGCCGTCCGCCCGGCCGGGGAGAAGGCGGGCGTCACCATCGGCATGGCGATGACGGAGAAGCAGGGCGGCTCCGACGTCCGTGCGAACACCACGCGCGCCGTCCCGACCGGGCAGGAGGGCTGGTACAGCCTGACCGGCCACAAATGGTTCTGTTCGGCGCCCATGTGCGACGCCTTCCTGACGCTGGCCTATGCCGAGGGCGGCCTGACCTGCTTCCTGGTGCCCCGCTGGCTGCCCGACGGGGAGCGCAATCCGGGCTTCCGCGTGATGCGCCTGAAGGACAAGCTGGGCGACCGTTCCAACGCCTCGTCGGAGATCGAATACCACGGCGCACTGGCCCGGCGCGTCGGGCCGGAGGGGCGGGGGGTCGCCACCATCATCCAGATGGTCCAGCACACCCGCCTGGACTGCGTCGTGGGCTCGGCGCAGATCATGCGCGGCGCGGTGGCACAGGCCCTGTGGCACACGGCGAACCGCTCCGCCTTCCAGCGGCGCCTTGTCGACCAGCCGGCCATGGCGGCCGTGCTGGCGGACCTTGCCGTGGAGACGGAAGCCGCGACGGCGCTGGGTTTCCGGCTGGCCCGCGCCTTCGACGCGGAGGACCCGGTCGCCCGCCTGCTCACGCCGGTCGCCAAGTACTGGGTCTGCAAGCGCACCCCCGGAGTCGTCTACGAGGCGATGGAGTGCCTGGGCGGCGCCGGCTACATCGAGACCGGCCCGATGGGCCGGCTGTTCCGCCAGTCGCCGCTGAACGCGATCTGGGAGGGCTCGGGCAACGTGATCGCGCTGGACGTGCTGCGCGCCATGGCGCGGGAGCCGGAGAGCGCCGCCGCCCTGAAGGACTATCTGACCGCCCAGGCCGGCCGGAACCCGGACTATGACGACTGGATCGCGGGCATCGACCTGCGCCGCGTGACGGAAGCAACGGCCCGGATGCTGGTGGAGCGTCTGGCGCTGGCGGCCCAGGCGGCGGTGCTGCTGGAGTGGGACAACCCCCTGGCCGACACCTTCTGCAGCCTGCGGCTGCGGGCGCGGGGGGCGATGTACGGCGCCTTCGACGCCACGATCGACACCCGCGCCATCATCGACCGGGCGATGCCGGCGATGTGAGGCCCCGTCGGGGCGGGGATTCAGGGCTCCACCTGGGCGGCGAAGGCGAGGGCGGCCCGGCTGCGGGGACGGCCGGGATGGTGCAGCAGGTGGAACCGGCGGTCGGGCAGATCGACCCCGGCCTGTCGCAGCAGTCCCGCCTCCAGCCCGGCAGCGGCGACGGAGGCGGACAGGCAGGTCGCGCCCAGCCCCGCCTCCACCACGCCCCGCACCGCTTCGTTGGAGGGCAGTTCCAGCGCGATCCGCAGCGCCGACGGGGCGACGCCGGCCCGGATCAGCGCATCCTCGAACATGGCGCGGGTTCCCGACCCCGGTTCCCGCAGAACCCAGTCGCTCCCGGCCAGATCGGCAGGGGCGAGGCGGCGGCCGTCGGCCCAGGGATGGCCGGGACCGACGACGACCAGCAGCCGGTCGCGGGCCACCGGCCGGCGGGCCAGGCCACCCGTCTCCCCGTCTCCCTCGACGAAGCCCAGTTCGGCCGTCCCCGCCTGCACGGCGGCCACGACGGCGGCGCTGTTGCCGATCTCCAGCCGGATGCGGACCTGCGGGTGGGCGGCGTGGAAGGCGGCCAGATGGCGGGGCAGCCAGTAGGAGGCGATGGTCTGGCTGGCATGGAGCGACAGGGTCCCGCGCTTCAGCGCGCTGAAATCGCTGAGCGCCAGCTCGATCATTCCCACCTGGGCCAGCAGAGTCCGCGCCTCGGTCAGCAGCACGATGCCCGCCTCCGTCAGCACGATGCCGCGGCCCCGGCGCTCGAACAGCCGGACCTGGTGCTGCGCCTCCAGCGCCGCGATGGCATGGCTGACCGCCGACTGTGCGAGGTTCAGCGCCTGCGCCGCGCGGGTGACGTGCTCCCGCTCGGCGACAGCCACGAAGATACGGAGCTGGTCCAGCGTCACGGGTCGGCCCCCTTCTTGAACAATCTGAATAGCAGATCGGTTCATGAAAGGCATCTGTTGGACCGATCACTCCTGGGCCGCCATACCGAACGCCGCTGGGGCCGGCCCGCCGGCCCGCCCGGAGCCCGATCCCATGACCAGCACCGATTCCGTCCCGGCAGCGCGCCTGCCCGCCGTGCTCGCCCCGTCCGTCCTGCCGCGCGCCATCCGGCACTTCACGCCCAACTGGTTCACCGCCAGCATGGGGACCGGCATCCTGGCCCTGGCGCTGAACCAGTTCCCGCTGCCGGTGCCCGGGCTGCACGGGCTGGCGCGGGCGCTGTGGCTGCTGAACATCGGGCTGTTCGGCCTCTTCTGCCTGCTCTACGGGGCCCGCTGGCTGTGCTGTTTCGACGAGGCGCGGCGGATCTTCCGTCATCCGGTGATGTCGATGTTCCTCGGCGCCATCCCGATGGCGCTGG
It encodes:
- a CDS encoding acyl-CoA dehydrogenase family protein — encoded protein: MSSIRPLTQLETHEVFNQPPPLEGLNLFSGDTALVEAVRKAGGGVHEARLAALGARAGTAEVIDWGVEANRRIPELDSFDRYGRRIDEVRFHPAYHELMRFGLDSGFAAIAWDGSPAGHVGHAAILYLSGQADSGTICPMTMTYAAVPALRVEPAVAAEWVPRILAGRYDPAVRPAGEKAGVTIGMAMTEKQGGSDVRANTTRAVPTGQEGWYSLTGHKWFCSAPMCDAFLTLAYAEGGLTCFLVPRWLPDGERNPGFRVMRLKDKLGDRSNASSEIEYHGALARRVGPEGRGVATIIQMVQHTRLDCVVGSAQIMRGAVAQALWHTANRSAFQRRLVDQPAMAAVLADLAVETEAATALGFRLARAFDAEDPVARLLTPVAKYWVCKRTPGVVYEAMECLGGAGYIETGPMGRLFRQSPLNAIWEGSGNVIALDVLRAMAREPESAAALKDYLTAQAGRNPDYDDWIAGIDLRRVTEATARMLVERLALAAQAAVLLEWDNPLADTFCSLRLRARGAMYGAFDATIDTRAIIDRAMPAM
- a CDS encoding LysR family transcriptional regulator; the encoded protein is MTLDQLRIFVAVAEREHVTRAAQALNLAQSAVSHAIAALEAQHQVRLFERRGRGIVLTEAGIVLLTEARTLLAQVGMIELALSDFSALKRGTLSLHASQTIASYWLPRHLAAFHAAHPQVRIRLEIGNSAAVVAAVQAGTAELGFVEGDGETGGLARRPVARDRLLVVVGPGHPWADGRRLAPADLAGSDWVLREPGSGTRAMFEDALIRAGVAPSALRIALELPSNEAVRGVVEAGLGATCLSASVAAAGLEAGLLRQAGVDLPDRRFHLLHHPGRPRSRAALAFAAQVEP